The following proteins are co-located in the Tardibacter chloracetimidivorans genome:
- a CDS encoding SDR family NAD(P)-dependent oxidoreductase produces the protein MDSLMDLTGKIALVTGAGQGVGRATALLFAQAGASVVVNDFHIDRAKAVADEIEAFGGVAMARQADITNLASVEAMTSEAIARFGRIDILVNNAGNAGPSDPNISPKPFWETSPEEWEPFIATNFNGVMNCCKAVLPSMTQHRGGRIITVISDAGRVGEPHLAAYSGAKAGAAGFMRAIAKAVGRFEITANCVALSTIRTPGVASMIDEDALGKILKSYVIRRLGEPSDAAGLILFLASGAAAWITGQTYPVNGGYAFSS, from the coding sequence ATGGATAGCTTGATGGACTTGACTGGCAAGATCGCCTTGGTGACCGGCGCTGGGCAAGGTGTCGGACGCGCGACGGCGTTGCTCTTTGCGCAGGCTGGCGCCAGCGTCGTAGTGAACGATTTTCACATCGACCGCGCGAAGGCTGTCGCAGACGAAATCGAGGCCTTCGGCGGCGTGGCGATGGCGCGGCAGGCTGACATCACGAACCTTGCAAGCGTCGAAGCGATGACAAGCGAAGCGATCGCACGCTTTGGGAGGATCGACATCCTCGTGAACAATGCCGGCAATGCTGGTCCATCGGATCCAAACATCAGTCCGAAACCATTTTGGGAAACGTCGCCTGAAGAGTGGGAGCCTTTCATTGCGACAAATTTCAACGGTGTCATGAACTGCTGTAAAGCGGTGCTGCCCTCGATGACGCAACACCGCGGCGGGCGGATCATCACCGTCATATCGGATGCTGGTCGCGTCGGCGAACCTCATCTGGCTGCCTACTCGGGCGCCAAGGCCGGCGCCGCCGGATTCATGCGCGCGATTGCGAAAGCGGTTGGACGCTTTGAGATCACTGCCAATTGTGTGGCGCTCTCGACCATCCGCACGCCGGGCGTCGCGTCGATGATCGACGAGGATGCGCTGGGCAAAATCCTGAAATCCTACGTTATCCGGCGCCTGGGCGAGCCTTCGGACGCCGCTGGCCTGATCCTGTTTTTGGCATCAGGCGCCGCGGCGTGGATTACCGGCCAGACCTATCCGGTAAACGGCGGATATGCCTTTTCGAGCTAG
- a CDS encoding saccharopine dehydrogenase family protein yields the protein MKEFDIIVCGATGYTGQLACEHLARSYGSELRWAMAGRDMAKLRSIQARFEVPSHVQLIEVDITDAAAAASLAERARTILSTAGPFANVGEPLVAACAHNGTDYVDVSGDAVWIRKMLDRYQEVAAGSGARLIFTCGFDSVPSDLGVFFLQELARERFGAPAKTVKGRIRRLVGGLSGGTLASGRASIQAAGADPKIPQLLANPFALVPGFDGPAQPVGNAPVFDPDVKSWVAPFILAGMNAKSVHLSNALLGWSYGKDFTYDEMIMLPGAEDADSAREAADANIWSNVVRALQIDLKPGEGPSEAELAAGSFEMIFVGRTASGQEISTTVTGEGDPYALTPRIVAECAVCLTQDGTTATGGVWTAAAALGEPLRRRLEQRAGMSFSVA from the coding sequence ATGAAGGAATTCGATATCATCGTTTGCGGCGCGACTGGCTATACCGGCCAGCTCGCTTGCGAACATTTGGCTCGAAGCTACGGTAGCGAACTCCGCTGGGCGATGGCGGGGCGCGATATGGCAAAGCTGCGGAGCATTCAGGCCCGCTTCGAGGTGCCCAGCCACGTTCAGCTGATCGAGGTCGATATCACCGACGCAGCGGCAGCCGCATCGCTTGCAGAACGGGCAAGGACCATCCTCTCTACAGCAGGCCCGTTTGCAAACGTCGGCGAACCCCTTGTCGCCGCCTGCGCGCATAATGGGACCGACTATGTCGACGTCTCCGGCGACGCTGTCTGGATCCGCAAAATGCTCGACCGATACCAGGAAGTCGCAGCCGGATCTGGCGCACGCTTGATTTTCACGTGCGGCTTCGACTCGGTACCGTCGGACCTGGGAGTCTTTTTTCTTCAGGAGCTTGCTCGCGAGCGGTTCGGCGCTCCGGCAAAAACGGTCAAAGGACGTATTCGCCGCCTGGTCGGCGGACTGTCAGGCGGCACGCTCGCGAGTGGGCGGGCAAGCATCCAGGCCGCCGGCGCGGACCCGAAGATACCCCAGCTACTCGCCAACCCATTCGCGCTCGTACCGGGTTTCGACGGCCCGGCGCAGCCCGTCGGGAATGCACCGGTATTCGATCCGGACGTCAAGAGCTGGGTGGCACCGTTCATTCTGGCAGGAATGAATGCGAAATCGGTCCATCTGTCGAACGCCCTGCTTGGATGGTCTTATGGCAAGGATTTCACCTACGACGAAATGATCATGCTTCCAGGTGCGGAGGATGCGGACTCCGCGCGGGAGGCGGCGGATGCCAATATCTGGTCGAATGTCGTGCGGGCCTTGCAGATCGACCTGAAACCGGGCGAAGGCCCGAGCGAGGCCGAGTTGGCCGCGGGTTCATTCGAGATGATCTTCGTCGGGCGTACAGCGTCAGGGCAGGAAATCAGCACGACAGTCACTGGAGAGGGAGATCCTTATGCGCTTACGCCGCGCATAGTGGCGGAGTGCGCAGTGTGCCTGACACAAGACGGAACCACGGCTACCGGAGGAGTCTGGACTGCGGCGGCAGCGTTGGGCGAACCGCTTCGGCGCCGCCTCGAACAACGCGCAGGCATGTCCTTCAGCGTGGCCTAA
- a CDS encoding VOC family protein, with product MSIEDDALTARLAMEPLGPIRQLGFVVRDLNQAIRAWTDIGVGPFYVAESPEISDQLYFGKPTASRVRGAWSYAGKMQIELLELMNDGPSLLRDFALKQGQGLQHMAYWVETFDDVLAQLQKQGYVVGQTGSPLGEHSRFAYVFQPSRPDSIVEISEYLGTKRALYEAIEMHSQNWDGRDPIRTWSPLS from the coding sequence ATGTCCATTGAAGATGACGCCCTGACAGCGCGGCTGGCGATGGAACCATTGGGACCGATCCGGCAACTCGGCTTCGTGGTACGCGACCTCAACCAGGCGATCCGTGCATGGACCGACATTGGCGTGGGGCCTTTCTACGTCGCCGAATCGCCTGAGATCAGCGATCAACTCTATTTCGGCAAACCGACGGCTTCACGCGTAAGGGGCGCCTGGTCCTATGCCGGCAAAATGCAGATCGAGTTGCTCGAACTGATGAACGACGGACCGTCACTGTTGCGCGACTTCGCACTCAAGCAGGGCCAGGGCCTGCAGCACATGGCTTATTGGGTTGAGACGTTCGACGACGTCCTGGCACAACTGCAAAAGCAAGGATATGTCGTTGGGCAAACCGGCTCACCCCTTGGTGAACATAGCCGCTTTGCTTATGTCTTTCAGCCGTCTCGACCAGATTCGATAGTTGAGATCTCCGAATATCTGGGAACCAAGCGGGCGCTGTACGAGGCGATTGAAATGCATTCCCAGAATTGGGACGGTCGAGATCCGATCCGCACTTGGTCGCCTTTGTCCTAG
- a CDS encoding thiolase family protein, whose translation MTRFGKHRDRSVKSLVAEAVGNALSDANAQQGDVGAAVFSNITQGIMEGQHAIRGQVALRSMGFSEIPIVNVENACAGGATALHQAAMMLRAGLTDVALAIGVEKMHSDDKLKSSAIFDGGWDVHDLDAIAERLTAIGNGLSPPPGTPEGVRSPFMELYASVTRGHMRMFGTTQEHLAAVASKNHRHSTMNPLAQYQQDMSIEEVLNAPMIAWPLTLPMCSPISDGAAAALLCTRAALSRFNDAAPVRLLSTVLTSGSDREWAEFDRHLCRKAAMKAYEEAGIGPSDVSVAEVHDASAFAEIIQVENLGFCEVGQGGWIAARGETALGGRIPVNPSGGLESKGHPISATGLGQIHELVTQLRGRAGPRQVAGARIAVAENGGGHHGVEEAAAVVTVLAA comes from the coding sequence ATGACCCGCTTCGGCAAGCACCGCGACCGATCCGTAAAGTCGCTCGTTGCCGAAGCTGTCGGCAATGCTCTGTCCGACGCCAACGCCCAGCAGGGAGACGTCGGCGCCGCGGTATTTTCCAATATAACGCAAGGGATCATGGAAGGGCAGCATGCCATCCGTGGTCAGGTAGCCTTGCGAAGCATGGGTTTCTCGGAAATCCCGATCGTCAACGTCGAGAATGCTTGCGCGGGCGGCGCCACGGCTCTCCATCAAGCCGCGATGATGCTCAGGGCCGGGCTCACCGACGTAGCCTTGGCAATCGGTGTCGAGAAGATGCACTCGGACGACAAGCTGAAGTCGTCGGCAATTTTCGATGGCGGTTGGGACGTTCACGATCTGGATGCGATAGCAGAGCGCCTGACCGCGATCGGCAACGGCCTCTCTCCGCCACCGGGAACGCCGGAAGGCGTGCGGAGCCCCTTCATGGAGCTTTATGCGTCGGTCACGCGCGGCCACATGCGCATGTTCGGCACCACGCAAGAGCATCTCGCGGCGGTGGCGTCCAAAAATCACCGACACTCCACAATGAACCCTCTCGCTCAATACCAACAGGATATGAGTATCGAGGAGGTCCTGAACGCTCCGATGATTGCATGGCCCCTCACCTTGCCGATGTGCTCCCCCATCAGCGATGGTGCCGCCGCAGCGCTGCTATGCACGCGCGCGGCGCTAAGCCGCTTCAACGACGCTGCTCCAGTTCGACTGCTTTCGACCGTGCTCACGAGCGGGAGTGATCGCGAATGGGCAGAGTTTGACAGGCATCTGTGCCGGAAGGCCGCGATGAAAGCCTATGAGGAGGCGGGGATCGGTCCGTCGGACGTGTCGGTCGCCGAGGTTCACGATGCATCTGCGTTTGCCGAGATCATTCAGGTCGAGAATCTCGGCTTTTGCGAAGTGGGTCAAGGTGGGTGGATCGCGGCTCGAGGGGAGACCGCCCTGGGGGGACGAATCCCGGTCAATCCGTCGGGAGGTCTCGAGTCGAAAGGTCATCCGATTTCGGCCACCGGGCTGGGTCAGATTCATGAACTGGTTACCCAGCTCAGGGGTCGGGCGGGTCCTCGCCAAGTCGCGGGCGCTCGTATTGCGGTCGCCGAAAACGGGGGCGGTCACCACGGGGTCGAGGAAGCAGCGGCTGTCGTGACGGTTCTCGCCGCCTGA
- a CDS encoding acyl-CoA dehydrogenase family protein, whose translation MDFSLTQRERDFSGRVREFMVREVRPSLKGYAQELATGDRWKPLQTIEQLKDKARGAGLWNLFMPPSGGQSHVDDTFEFSGERLTNVEYALCAEEMGRIGWASEVFNCSAPDTGNMEVLHRYGTRAHKDRWLRPLMDGEIRSAFLMTEPDVASSDATNIGTSIRRDGEHYVINGRKWWSSGAGDPRCKLAILMGKTDPQAEVHRQQAMILVDLDTPGVKIERLLSVYGYDHAPHGHAEVTLTDVRVPVENLLLGEGRGFEIAQGRLGPGRIHHCMRTIGLAEEALEAMIRRLGSRTVFGKRISEHSVWEERIARARIDIEMTRLLCLKAADMMDRAGNKIARNEIAMIKVQAPHMALAIIDDAIQAHGGGGVSGDFELAADWAHVRSLRFADGPDEVHARAIARSEFAKYRDERR comes from the coding sequence ATGGATTTCTCTCTTACGCAGCGTGAACGGGATTTTAGCGGACGCGTGCGCGAATTTATGGTTCGTGAAGTTCGACCGTCATTGAAGGGCTACGCACAGGAGCTCGCGACCGGCGATCGATGGAAGCCGCTGCAAACGATCGAGCAGCTTAAGGACAAGGCCAGGGGCGCCGGGCTTTGGAATCTGTTCATGCCGCCGTCGGGCGGACAGTCGCATGTCGATGACACGTTCGAGTTTTCTGGAGAGCGGCTCACCAACGTCGAATATGCGCTGTGCGCTGAAGAGATGGGCCGGATCGGCTGGGCCTCCGAGGTTTTCAACTGTTCGGCTCCGGACACCGGGAACATGGAAGTTCTCCATCGTTACGGGACACGGGCGCACAAGGACCGCTGGCTCAGACCGCTGATGGACGGCGAGATCCGCTCTGCTTTCCTCATGACGGAACCCGACGTCGCATCATCCGACGCCACCAACATTGGTACGTCCATTCGGCGCGACGGCGAGCATTATGTCATCAACGGGCGTAAATGGTGGTCGTCGGGCGCCGGCGATCCGCGCTGCAAGCTCGCGATCCTGATGGGCAAAACCGATCCGCAGGCAGAAGTTCACCGCCAGCAGGCCATGATCCTGGTCGACCTCGATACGCCTGGCGTCAAGATCGAGCGGCTCCTCTCCGTCTATGGCTATGATCATGCCCCTCATGGTCACGCAGAGGTGACGCTCACCGATGTGCGGGTGCCGGTAGAAAATCTGCTGCTCGGCGAAGGGCGTGGCTTCGAGATCGCGCAAGGGCGTCTGGGGCCCGGCCGCATTCATCATTGCATGCGGACGATCGGTCTGGCTGAAGAGGCGCTTGAAGCGATGATCAGGCGCCTCGGGTCGCGCACGGTGTTCGGCAAGCGCATTTCAGAACATTCCGTTTGGGAAGAGCGGATCGCGCGGGCACGCATCGACATCGAAATGACACGACTCCTCTGCCTCAAGGCCGCCGACATGATGGACAGAGCCGGCAACAAGATTGCCCGGAACGAAATCGCGATGATCAAGGTCCAGGCACCGCATATGGCGCTCGCCATCATCGACGATGCGATCCAGGCGCATGGCGGCGGCGGCGTGTCCGGCGATTTTGAGCTCGCTGCCGATTGGGCTCATGTCCGGTCGCTGCGGTTCGCCGACGGACCGGATGAAGTCCACGCGCGCGCGATTGCACGTTCCGAATTCGCCAAGTATCGGGACGAAAGACGGTGA
- a CDS encoding phosphotransferase family protein codes for MSDLDEAVLERWLQGVVPGFTKLASLEKFPGGQSNPTYRVATAGKSYVLRRKPFGQLLPSAHAVEREFRLMSALHPTGFPTPAPIALCDDATVIGTTFYLMELVEGRTFWDGSLPGLQLAERRAYYEAMVDTLAALHRLDHQALGLGDFGRPGNFFARQVDRWTKQYRAAQTDDIPEIEQLIEWLPRTVPEQTRASIIHGDYRIDNLIYGVEEPRVQAVLDWELATIGDPLADFTYLAMNWAIPFDGRSGLGGLDLEQAGLPSLQDMIARYCEAAGRDGLPDLHWYFAYNLFRLAGIVQGVKKRLADGNASSAEAAATAARVLPLARSAWAEARKAGATGN; via the coding sequence GTGAGCGACCTCGACGAGGCCGTTCTTGAACGCTGGCTGCAGGGCGTAGTGCCGGGCTTCACCAAGCTGGCATCCCTGGAGAAGTTTCCCGGCGGTCAATCCAACCCGACCTACAGGGTTGCCACGGCGGGCAAAAGCTACGTGCTTCGTCGAAAGCCATTCGGACAATTGCTGCCGTCCGCGCATGCGGTCGAGCGCGAATTTCGCCTTATGTCGGCGCTGCACCCGACCGGCTTCCCGACCCCGGCTCCCATCGCGCTGTGTGACGACGCGACCGTGATCGGGACCACCTTCTATCTGATGGAGCTGGTAGAAGGGCGAACTTTCTGGGATGGATCATTGCCCGGCCTGCAACTGGCTGAGCGACGCGCCTACTATGAGGCCATGGTCGATACATTGGCTGCGCTGCACCGCCTCGATCATCAGGCGCTCGGCCTGGGAGATTTCGGGCGACCCGGTAACTTTTTCGCGCGTCAGGTCGATCGCTGGACGAAGCAGTACCGGGCCGCGCAGACCGACGATATCCCGGAGATTGAACAGTTGATCGAATGGCTGCCCCGCACTGTTCCCGAACAGACTCGTGCCTCGATCATCCATGGCGACTACCGGATCGACAATCTCATCTATGGAGTGGAGGAACCTCGGGTCCAGGCAGTTCTCGACTGGGAGCTGGCGACTATCGGAGACCCGCTCGCCGATTTCACTTATCTCGCGATGAATTGGGCGATACCGTTCGATGGGCGATCAGGTCTCGGTGGTCTTGACCTGGAGCAGGCGGGCTTGCCTTCGCTTCAGGACATGATCGCCCGCTATTGCGAGGCCGCGGGGCGCGACGGCCTACCCGATCTCCACTGGTATTTCGCTTATAACCTGTTTCGCCTGGCGGGCATCGTCCAGGGGGTCAAGAAGCGGCTGGCCGACGGCAATGCGTCGAGCGCGGAAGCCGCGGCAACCGCCGCCCGGGTCCTGCCTCTCGCAAGATCCGCTTGGGCAGAGGCACGCAAAGCCGGCGCCACAGGCAATTAG
- a CDS encoding glucose 1-dehydrogenase, with translation MDLFDLSEKVAVITGSSRGIGRAIAEAYAAAGARVVISSRKQAACDEVAAAINAKYGKGRAVAIAASISDKAALEMLVRRTREVFDRIDVLVCNAASNPYYGPMAGISDDQFRKIFDNNVLANHWLISMVAPEMIERRDGAIIIISSIGGLIGSDVIGAYHVSKAADFQLARNLAVEFGPHNVRVNAVAPGVIRTDFARALWEAPEAEAALRRSTPLGRIGEPHEIAGAAVFLGSKAGAYMTGQSIVIDGGTTIRSSP, from the coding sequence ATGGACTTGTTCGATCTATCGGAAAAGGTTGCGGTCATCACAGGCTCGTCGCGCGGTATCGGCCGCGCGATTGCAGAGGCCTATGCGGCTGCGGGAGCTCGCGTCGTCATTTCGAGCCGCAAGCAGGCAGCCTGTGACGAGGTCGCCGCTGCCATCAACGCCAAGTACGGCAAAGGACGCGCCGTGGCGATCGCCGCGAGCATTTCGGACAAGGCGGCGCTCGAAATGCTGGTCAGGCGCACGCGCGAGGTGTTCGATCGTATCGACGTGCTCGTCTGCAACGCCGCGTCCAACCCCTATTACGGCCCGATGGCGGGGATCAGCGACGATCAGTTTCGCAAAATCTTCGACAACAACGTGCTCGCAAACCACTGGCTGATCTCGATGGTGGCTCCGGAAATGATCGAGCGCCGTGATGGCGCGATCATCATCATCTCGTCCATCGGCGGATTGATTGGATCGGATGTCATTGGAGCATATCATGTCTCCAAGGCAGCCGACTTTCAGCTTGCGCGAAATCTCGCCGTCGAATTCGGGCCGCACAACGTCCGGGTCAATGCGGTGGCGCCGGGCGTCATTCGAACCGACTTCGCCCGAGCCTTGTGGGAGGCGCCCGAGGCGGAAGCCGCACTTCGGCGGTCGACCCCGCTCGGACGGATTGGAGAGCCGCACGAGATCGCGGGAGCTGCAGTGTTTCTGGGATCGAAGGCTGGGGCCTACATGACCGGGCAGAGCATCGTGATCGATGGCGGCACGACGATACGGAGCAGCCCATAA